In Paenibacillus dendritiformis, the DNA window ATCTGCAGGGCGAGCGGCTGAGCCTGAGAGGCTCCGCGACGGTTCAGGGCGATTGCGAATTCGAATCCATCACTGCCAGCGGTTCGCTCCAGGTCGAAGGCCTGCTCAATGCGGGCAGCCTGGACCTACGTCTTCAATGGCCCTGTCATGCCCGCGAGATCGGCGGAGACACGATCAAGATCCGCCGCGGCAGCGGACTTGGCAATCTGCTCGCCATCCTTCCCGGCCTGTTCCATTTGGCGCCGGATGCGCGTATGAGCGCCGAGCTCATCGAAGGCGATCATATTGAATTGGAGCATACGACGGCACGCATCGTCCGCGGGAACGATGTCATCATCGGCCCCGGCTGCGAGATCGGGCAGGTTGAGTACCGCCGGCAGCTGCACTGTCACCCGGATTCCAACGTTCATCATATTGCCCAAATATAACTGCGGCTTACAGCCCCGGGGACCGGATTCGGTTGTGTCTAATTCTTCACAGCAATGATTGTCGCCTTAGACAGTACGCGGAACAGCGGTAAGAGCATCCTTTGGATGAGGATGCTCTCTTACCGTTGTTCGATGTTCTATTGTGCGGATGATCCCATCTGGCTGCCCGGCAATATCGTACCGCCTGTGCCAACGATAATGAACGGCTTGCCGTCCCTGCGCCGCTGACGGATGTCCTTTTTTTACTGGCCCCGCACCCCATAGCGGCGGCGCAGTTCGGCTGCGGCCATACGAACCTCGTCCGGATCCGGAAGCCGCAGTCTCGCCGCCCCGGCCGCGATTCCCTGCTCCGTCTGCCGCTCGCGGACAACCCGCTTCACGGCGGCGGTGAAGGCCTCGGCCGCATCGCCTTCCCGGCCAAGCCCAGCCGCTTCCTCGAGGCTGGCCGTGCTCTCTTCCGTCACGCGCGGATAATCCCGCTCCGTGCCGCCGGCGGCCGCGCGAGCGTAGAATTCCCGCACGAGCCCGGCGCTGTCGCGGCCGGAGCCGCCGGCGATGACGAACGCCTGCACGATGAAGGCGTTCGCCTGCCGGCGCTGGGCGATGCCGCAAAATTTGCGGCCGCCAATGCTCAGGTCGAAGTCGCCGGGGCAGTAGGCCCCTTCGACCTCGCCTTTGTCGACGCGGCAGCCGGTATGCTGCAGCGCGCGCCGAATCAAGCGGTACATCCGCTCGAAATCGCCGTGAAAATGCTTGTCGCCCCCCTCCTGCTTCGGCAGGATGAGCGACAGGTTGACGACGCCGGAATCGAGCGGCACCGCCGCGCCGCCGGTATTGCGAACCGCCGTCGCATAGCCCAGCGACTCCAGCCACCGCAGCGCCTCGGCGGCTTGGGGCAGCCTGCTGTCGCGCTGCCCGAGGATGAAGGCCCGCGGATGGCGCCACAGATGGCAGAGCGGCGGGCCCCCGCGGCCGGTCTCTCTGCACAGCAGTTCATCCAGCGCGAACGGATAGAGCGGATCCGGCTCCGTCCAATCGTTCGTGCGATCCAGCAGCAGCACGTCATTCAACTGGCCGAGTACAAGCTCATCAAGGACCTCGTCCTCCGGCTGCCGCCCGCGGCGTTCCGTCTCTGTTCGGTGAGTCATTTCGCTGCCTCCTGCACGGAAAGGGGGCGAGAGCGCCCCCTTTCCTTTTTTTCTATATTTTCCACTCGCGAAGGTTCAGATGCCGAACCCCTTCCACGACATACGGATCGTTCTCCGCCAGCTGGCGCGCTTCTTCCATGGAATCCGCCACATAAATGACCATGCCGCCCGATCCGTCGCCGAAGGGGCCTTTGGCGAACACCTTGCCCTGCTCTTTCAACTTGTCCAAATAATTCAGGTGCGCCTGACGATACGTTTGATTTTTAGAGGCATCCTTCATTTCCAATAAAGCCGCAAAATGAGCCATGTCGATTATCTCCTTTTCCCTGAACGGGTAGTAAATACGGCAATCCCCGGGCAAAACGGCTCCTGGCGCCGTTAGACAGCCTACCGGCGGATCGCACCCCCTGCGATCCGATGCCGTCTTGGCCAGGCGCCGGAGGCAAGCTTCCGCGGGGCATATGCCAAGCTCTTCCTTTCTAGCGTACAACAGAAGGCTTCATCTGAAAAGCCGCAACCGGCGAGCGGCTCTCTGTTCGCAAGGGCTGCAGGGGCCGTGAGAGCCCTGCCGGGATAACCCGCGAAGCAAGCGGGCGCCCAATCGCTACCGCTTGGGCAGCAGCTGGACATACTCATCCGACAGCTTCATTAACGATAAAATATACTCATAATCGCGGCGGTAAGGCTCAAGATCAAGCACCGGCTCCAGCGTCCGGAGCGAGATCGCCTCGCCGTCTTCGAAGCCCGTTCCCGGCACGAACAAAATCTCATTCGTAAAAAACGACCCGGTCGGCAAATAATAGCGCATGCCGATGACATTGCGATCCGTATTCAGCAGGTCGCGGCCGAACGCGGTGAACTGCTGCTCCTTCAACGAGATGCCAAGCAAGTTGGCCAGCGTCGGCATAATGTCGACTTGGCCCCCGGTAAGCTCCACCGTCTTGCCGCTCTTCTGCCCTGGCACGTGAATAATGAGCGGAATATTGAAGCGGCTTACCTTATTATCATAGGGGATGCCCAATTGGGCGGCAATCTCCTTCCCGTCGGTCTCCGCCGGGTTGACGCCCGAATGATCCCCATAGGCGACAAGCACCGTGTTATCCCAGATGCCGTCGGCTTTGAGCTGATCGATGAAGCGGCCCAACGCATAATCGGTGTAGTGGATGGCCGTCAAATAATGCCCAAGCTGCGTATTTTCCATCTCTGGAGGCAGCTTCAGCCTGCGCCGATCCGGCGGAATCACGAACGGTGCGTGGCTGGACGCGGTCA includes these proteins:
- a CDS encoding YciI family protein codes for the protein MAHFAALLEMKDASKNQTYRQAHLNYLDKLKEQGKVFAKGPFGDGSGGMVIYVADSMEEARQLAENDPYVVEGVRHLNLREWKI
- a CDS encoding lipoate--protein ligase family protein, with product MTHRTETERRGRQPEDEVLDELVLGQLNDVLLLDRTNDWTEPDPLYPFALDELLCRETGRGGPPLCHLWRHPRAFILGQRDSRLPQAAEALRWLESLGYATAVRNTGGAAVPLDSGVVNLSLILPKQEGGDKHFHGDFERMYRLIRRALQHTGCRVDKGEVEGAYCPGDFDLSIGGRKFCGIAQRRQANAFIVQAFVIAGGSGRDSAGLVREFYARAAAGGTERDYPRVTEESTASLEEAAGLGREGDAAEAFTAAVKRVVRERQTEQGIAAGAARLRLPDPDEVRMAAAELRRRYGVRGQ
- a CDS encoding polymer-forming cytoskeletal protein, which translates into the protein MEQRRDLKIMGSSRAGGGVYDKVSIMGDGSVHGDVDCRQFSCAGSAHIEGSVKAGEMKIRGTSQVNGNVNVNKLSIQGNGEIHGSLRAGEANIGGMATISRNLQGERLSLRGSATVQGDCEFESITASGSLQVEGLLNAGSLDLRLQWPCHAREIGGDTIKIRRGSGLGNLLAILPGLFHLAPDARMSAELIEGDHIELEHTTARIVRGNDVIIGPGCEIGQVEYRRQLHCHPDSNVHHIAQI